The following coding sequences lie in one Kribbella sp. NBC_00709 genomic window:
- the alr gene encoding alanine racemase: protein MSTPQSHPVRAEAVVDLAAIRHNVTTLRARAEGAQVMTVVKADGYGHGMVPVARAAREAGAGWIGAAVLEEALALRAAGDTGPIFCWLTTPGEPLTDAIDAGIDLSAGAPWEIDELAAGVTDRPARVHLKIDTGMSRGGAVPEEWPALIRAAVREQATGRIEVKGIWSHLASSDEPKSPVNESQLATFTEAIEVAESFGIDAEFKHLANSGATLALPETHFNLVRPGVATYGLSPFGHALPSSELGLLPAMTLKARLAMVKRVPAGAGVSYGLTWTAPRPSTLGLIPLGYGDGLPRHASNGAPVQAAGARRTVVGRICMDQCVVNLEDDQAAAGDEVVLFGPGTAGEPTADDWADAAGTINYEIVTRLGARIPRRYVDSER, encoded by the coding sequence ATGTCTACTCCTCAGTCACACCCGGTCCGCGCGGAGGCGGTCGTCGATCTGGCGGCGATCCGCCACAACGTGACCACGCTGCGTGCCCGCGCCGAGGGTGCGCAGGTGATGACTGTGGTCAAGGCCGACGGCTACGGGCACGGGATGGTGCCGGTCGCCCGGGCCGCGCGCGAGGCGGGCGCCGGCTGGATCGGCGCCGCGGTGCTCGAGGAGGCGCTCGCACTGCGCGCGGCCGGTGACACCGGACCGATCTTCTGCTGGCTGACCACGCCGGGTGAGCCGCTGACCGACGCGATCGACGCCGGGATCGACCTGTCCGCGGGTGCGCCGTGGGAGATCGACGAGCTGGCGGCAGGCGTGACCGATCGCCCCGCCCGCGTGCACCTGAAGATCGACACCGGGATGTCGCGCGGCGGCGCCGTACCGGAGGAGTGGCCGGCGTTGATCCGGGCCGCGGTCCGTGAGCAGGCCACCGGGCGGATCGAGGTCAAGGGCATCTGGTCGCATCTGGCGTCCTCCGACGAGCCGAAGAGCCCGGTGAACGAGTCGCAGCTGGCGACCTTCACCGAGGCGATCGAGGTGGCCGAGTCGTTCGGGATCGACGCCGAGTTCAAGCACCTGGCGAACTCCGGCGCCACGCTGGCGTTGCCGGAGACCCATTTCAACCTGGTCCGGCCGGGCGTCGCGACGTACGGCCTGTCGCCGTTCGGGCATGCGCTGCCGTCGTCCGAGCTCGGGCTGCTGCCGGCGATGACGTTGAAGGCGCGGCTCGCGATGGTGAAGCGGGTCCCGGCCGGTGCGGGCGTCTCCTACGGACTGACCTGGACCGCGCCGCGGCCGTCGACCCTCGGCCTGATCCCGCTCGGGTACGGCGACGGCCTGCCGCGGCACGCCTCGAACGGCGCCCCGGTGCAGGCCGCCGGTGCACGCCGTACGGTCGTCGGCCGGATCTGCATGGACCAGTGCGTGGTCAACCTCGAGGACGACCAGGCCGCCGCGGGCGACGAGGTCGTGCTGTTCGGCCCGGGTACTGCGGGCGAGCCGACGGCGGACGACTGGGCCGACGCGGCCGGCACCATCAACTACGAGATCGTCACCCGCCTGGGCGCCCGGATCCCGCGCAGGTACGTCGACAGCGAAAGGTAG
- a CDS encoding HAD family hydrolase, with amino-acid sequence MIGLVIFDNDGVLVDSERLANTILAELLTEAGLPYSFDEAVRDFMGGSMASMRQQAEAQLGRPLPADLEDRYHQRLFDGFAQLQAIEGVEAVLDHLDARGVTYCLASSGTHRRIRTALTAVGFLDRFEGRIFSAEDVAHGKPAPDLFLHAAGSMGVKPADCLVIEDSPLGVAAAVAAGMKVFGYAGMTDPAKLSDADTVFHNMTALADLIDGA; translated from the coding sequence GTGATCGGACTCGTGATTTTCGACAACGACGGTGTGCTGGTGGACTCGGAGCGGCTGGCCAACACGATCCTGGCCGAGCTGCTGACCGAGGCGGGGCTGCCGTACAGCTTCGACGAGGCGGTGCGGGACTTCATGGGCGGCTCGATGGCCTCGATGCGGCAGCAGGCCGAGGCGCAGCTCGGGCGGCCGCTGCCGGCGGATCTCGAGGACCGGTACCACCAACGGTTGTTCGACGGGTTCGCCCAGCTCCAGGCGATCGAGGGCGTTGAGGCTGTCCTCGATCACCTGGACGCCCGCGGCGTCACCTACTGCCTGGCCTCCTCCGGCACCCATCGGCGGATCCGTACGGCGCTGACCGCGGTCGGGTTCCTGGACCGTTTCGAGGGCCGGATCTTCTCCGCCGAGGACGTTGCCCACGGCAAACCGGCACCCGACCTGTTCCTGCACGCGGCCGGGTCGATGGGGGTCAAGCCGGCCGACTGCCTGGTGATCGAGGACAGCCCGCTCGGCGTCGCCGCGGCCGTCGCGGCCGGCATGAAGGTGTTCGGGTACGCCGGGATGACGGACCCGGCCAAACTTTCCGATGCGGACACGGTTTTCCACAACATGACGGCCCTCGCCGACCTGATCGACGGCGCCTGA
- a CDS encoding GH12 family glycosyl hydrolase domain-containing protein — protein sequence MPPTRTARSRVILPAVLLAVAGLIAVPIAVHASKDSPVSTANAADSTVTALPNVGRVETCVIDAYSGCTVLHGFGQKPVAITATASGPAMVSIDPSRTTDQSYRLRAVRYDGKKYRAGTKLTYTVHYDFAAVPAQPTTPTPTTTATPTKPPTTSTPTPTPTHTTTTPTKPPTTSTPPTSPPTTTTPTSTGSPSATCTKPSFVTTSTNNQGDGRTFGAYYVHNNMWNNDNGTYTLSACNYNNWFLDVTQPMPGDKGVQAYPNVHKDYNDVPLSKIQSAKFAASTPANCSACIYNVAFDVWVGDDLNNELMIWTDNQKQVPAGDKVGTVTFGGFKYDVWHENGYTAYVSQVTQKSGTMPLASFFNDMATRGWAPKQTTWQVDYGVEVVSTGNTKQRFNFTDFSIQEN from the coding sequence ATGCCCCCCACCCGAACTGCCCGGAGCCGCGTGATCCTGCCGGCGGTCCTCCTCGCCGTGGCCGGCCTGATCGCGGTACCGATCGCCGTCCACGCGTCCAAGGACTCGCCGGTGTCGACCGCGAACGCCGCGGACAGCACGGTCACTGCCCTTCCAAATGTCGGACGTGTCGAAACCTGCGTCATCGACGCGTACTCCGGCTGCACTGTCCTGCACGGTTTCGGCCAGAAGCCCGTCGCGATCACCGCGACCGCTTCCGGGCCGGCGATGGTGTCGATCGACCCGTCCCGCACCACTGACCAGAGCTACCGGCTGCGCGCCGTGCGGTACGACGGCAAGAAGTACCGCGCCGGCACCAAGCTGACCTACACGGTCCACTACGACTTCGCCGCCGTACCGGCGCAGCCGACGACGCCGACGCCGACCACCACGGCGACGCCGACGAAGCCGCCGACGACGAGCACCCCCACCCCGACGCCGACGCACACCACCACGACGCCGACCAAGCCCCCGACCACGTCGACCCCGCCGACGTCCCCGCCGACCACGACGACGCCCACGTCGACCGGCAGCCCGAGCGCGACCTGCACCAAGCCGTCGTTCGTCACCACCTCGACGAACAACCAGGGTGACGGCCGGACGTTCGGCGCGTACTACGTCCACAACAACATGTGGAACAACGACAACGGCACCTACACGCTGAGCGCCTGCAACTACAACAACTGGTTCCTCGACGTGACCCAGCCGATGCCGGGCGACAAGGGTGTCCAGGCGTACCCGAACGTGCACAAGGACTACAACGACGTGCCGCTGTCGAAGATCCAGTCGGCCAAGTTCGCGGCGTCCACGCCGGCCAACTGCTCCGCCTGCATCTACAACGTCGCGTTCGACGTCTGGGTCGGTGACGACCTGAACAACGAGCTGATGATCTGGACCGACAACCAGAAGCAGGTCCCGGCCGGCGACAAGGTCGGCACCGTGACCTTCGGCGGCTTCAAGTACGACGTCTGGCACGAGAACGGCTACACCGCCTACGTGTCCCAGGTGACGCAGAAGTCCGGCACGATGCCGCTGGCCAGCTTCTTCAACGACATGGCGACCCGCGGCTGGGCGCCGAAGCAGACCACCTGGCAGGTCGACTACGGCGTCGAGGTCGTCTCCACCGGCAACACCAAGCAGCGCTTCAACTTCACCGACTTCTCCATCCAGGAGAACTGA
- a CDS encoding META domain-containing protein, giving the protein MHKQMIGLIGAVLLLAACGQNTGADAGASLVGKTYLSTSVTEDGKPKQLAPKTQVRLQFTDDGRLVADAGCNSMQTKVSTEGGRLTLDDQITSTAMGCLGQLQGQDEWLGGILGAKPTWELDGSKLDLTAGSTTISLTDRKIVEPDLAVDGTKWQLSTVITGEAASHQAGSEKAWLTLNGERVTGSTGCNDFQGMVARSTGRLTFGELATTRRACAGDAAKLESQLLKGLQGEVTYQVDGSTLQLRSSGGGLDFTAAR; this is encoded by the coding sequence GTGCACAAGCAGATGATCGGCCTCATCGGAGCAGTGCTGCTGCTGGCGGCCTGCGGTCAGAACACCGGCGCCGACGCGGGCGCGTCGCTGGTCGGCAAGACGTACCTGTCCACCTCGGTCACCGAGGACGGGAAGCCGAAGCAGCTCGCACCGAAAACCCAGGTCCGGCTGCAGTTCACCGACGACGGCCGGCTGGTCGCCGACGCCGGCTGCAACTCGATGCAGACGAAGGTCTCGACCGAGGGCGGCAGGCTCACGCTGGACGACCAGATCACGTCGACCGCGATGGGCTGCCTCGGTCAGCTGCAGGGACAGGACGAGTGGCTGGGCGGCATCCTCGGGGCGAAGCCGACCTGGGAACTCGACGGCAGCAAGCTCGATCTCACCGCGGGCAGTACGACGATCTCGTTGACCGATCGCAAGATCGTCGAGCCCGACCTCGCCGTCGACGGCACCAAGTGGCAGCTGTCCACGGTCATCACCGGCGAGGCCGCCTCGCACCAGGCCGGATCCGAGAAGGCGTGGCTGACCCTGAACGGCGAACGCGTCACCGGATCGACCGGCTGCAACGACTTCCAGGGCATGGTCGCGCGGTCCACCGGCAGACTCACCTTCGGCGAGCTCGCCACCACCCGCCGGGCTTGCGCCGGCGACGCCGCGAAGCTGGAATCCCAACTGCTGAAGGGATTGCAGGGCGAAGTGACCTACCAGGTCGACGGCTCGACCTTGCAGCTCCGCTCCAGCGGCGGCGGCCTGGACTTCACCGCCGCACGCTGA
- a CDS encoding PIG-L family deacetylase — MKRFVGFAVLVLLAVLPVPAVAQPQQYVADARTKIDVMGEWAHPDDDTSFIGPCGVWHQLYGTKCGVIMVTRGEGGGNAAGNELGPDLGLRRENEDRVAHYRSGTIDIFNLDRIDFFYNQSAPLTQYFWDEQETLRRVTRVIRETQPEVYIGFTPTLAAGHGNHQQAGRLIWEGVLAAADPNMFPEQLKGPHALSTWQVKKVFSGGSTTGTGGTTTAANCTTGFTPTGVDTVAGVWTGYNSPYTWPAGNSQAQTAGTPKIWQQVSDEGRAAYPTQSRVMYKGVSAPACPRFGMTESFVPFQPNSNAAAGRDDAILFGAKKPDPGGLPLGTLEYLTFSRFYNVAGEPFQATVHLKAPHGKLAKGNVALTVPAGWSVSGPQQVKEKPSADLTFTVTPAANATVDQNAKISALYTTKHATGYTDNVVRIVAAAEGRFQRWGNWAEYDQWLQNTAPQANRLGRSQAIQSMGIGQTIDVPVVVHNWSTQPQTGAVSLDLPPDFTIDAPSKPYSVQPGADQTVTFKLTNTDTTLPAQQNVNIPIHTATGTETLTLTLVPTTVIPQATPVVDGKAGPGEYPGQTLDLGRIWQGATTCTGVDDCGVSSTGEGSTAKVSWSDDALYFFIHIRDDYQSYAVTPAECVGHWQADSVEILLDPRGNASEALMDTANAFKLGIFPFTQSGEPCWERDADNHQGYSSGALDTGNAPGVQVASTAQWVGSNETTVPHAYAGGGYDLEVKIPLADLPSAVDPSRLGLNITPYDNDDTSAPGTTTLRHIDMSTRLGWSALGSVQSDPYRWGLATLPGYTPPADRSTTPTPPNVSNPNLNGALSPQTIAQSARNGVPISGRVPTDDLKILSSKVRPTGVDLVTSSKGTGTARAFLTSGQLAAIPVWTTSCTTDPAPDYGFTPCAITDGATPPWSPNMSGHLVKQSTQPITRGVQHWTIPLTAAQRTQLKDQGHLLVSYETTRNEVQAFDIRVQ, encoded by the coding sequence GTGAAGCGTTTCGTGGGGTTTGCCGTTCTGGTTCTGCTGGCCGTTCTGCCGGTGCCGGCTGTTGCGCAACCGCAGCAGTACGTCGCCGACGCGCGAACGAAGATCGACGTGATGGGGGAGTGGGCCCATCCCGACGACGACACGAGTTTCATCGGGCCGTGTGGTGTGTGGCATCAGCTGTACGGCACGAAGTGTGGCGTGATCATGGTGACCCGCGGTGAGGGTGGCGGGAACGCGGCCGGTAACGAGCTCGGCCCCGATCTCGGTCTCCGCCGCGAGAACGAGGACCGCGTCGCGCACTACCGTTCCGGCACGATCGACATCTTCAACCTGGACCGGATCGACTTCTTCTACAACCAGAGTGCGCCGCTGACGCAGTACTTCTGGGACGAGCAGGAGACGCTGCGGAGGGTCACCCGTGTCATCCGCGAGACGCAGCCGGAGGTCTACATCGGCTTCACGCCGACCCTCGCCGCCGGCCACGGTAACCACCAGCAGGCCGGCCGGCTGATCTGGGAGGGCGTGCTCGCGGCCGCCGACCCGAACATGTTCCCGGAGCAGCTGAAGGGTCCGCACGCGCTGAGCACCTGGCAGGTGAAGAAGGTCTTCTCCGGCGGCAGCACCACCGGCACCGGCGGTACGACGACGGCCGCCAACTGCACCACCGGATTCACCCCGACCGGTGTCGACACCGTCGCGGGCGTGTGGACCGGCTACAACTCGCCGTACACCTGGCCGGCCGGCAACTCGCAGGCGCAGACCGCGGGTACGCCGAAGATCTGGCAGCAGGTGTCCGACGAGGGACGCGCGGCGTACCCGACGCAGAGTCGCGTGATGTACAAGGGTGTCTCGGCGCCGGCCTGTCCGCGGTTCGGCATGACCGAGTCGTTCGTACCGTTCCAGCCGAACAGCAACGCCGCGGCCGGCCGTGACGATGCGATCCTGTTCGGCGCGAAGAAACCGGACCCGGGTGGACTGCCGCTCGGGACCCTCGAGTACCTCACGTTCAGCCGCTTCTACAACGTCGCCGGCGAGCCGTTCCAGGCGACCGTCCACCTGAAGGCTCCGCACGGAAAGCTTGCCAAGGGCAACGTCGCGTTGACGGTGCCGGCGGGCTGGTCGGTCAGCGGTCCGCAGCAGGTCAAGGAGAAGCCGTCGGCTGACCTGACGTTCACAGTGACCCCGGCCGCCAACGCGACGGTCGACCAGAACGCGAAGATCTCCGCGCTCTACACGACCAAGCACGCGACCGGCTACACCGACAACGTCGTACGCATCGTCGCCGCCGCCGAAGGACGCTTCCAGCGTTGGGGCAACTGGGCGGAGTACGACCAGTGGCTGCAGAACACGGCACCGCAGGCCAACCGCCTCGGGCGTTCGCAGGCGATCCAGTCCATGGGCATCGGCCAGACGATCGACGTACCGGTCGTTGTCCACAACTGGTCCACGCAACCGCAGACCGGGGCCGTGTCGCTCGATCTGCCGCCGGACTTCACCATCGACGCGCCGTCCAAGCCCTACAGCGTGCAGCCCGGAGCTGACCAAACGGTCACGTTCAAGCTGACGAACACCGACACCACGCTGCCCGCCCAGCAGAACGTCAACATCCCGATCCACACCGCGACAGGCACTGAGACTCTGACTCTCACGCTTGTCCCGACCACCGTCATCCCGCAGGCGACACCGGTCGTCGACGGCAAGGCCGGACCGGGCGAGTACCCGGGCCAGACGCTCGACCTCGGCCGGATCTGGCAGGGCGCGACGACCTGCACCGGCGTCGACGACTGCGGCGTTTCGTCAACAGGAGAAGGCAGTACGGCGAAGGTCAGCTGGTCCGACGACGCGCTCTACTTCTTCATCCACATCCGCGACGACTACCAGTCGTACGCCGTGACGCCGGCCGAATGCGTCGGCCACTGGCAGGCCGACTCGGTCGAGATCCTGCTCGATCCGCGCGGCAACGCGTCCGAGGCGCTGATGGACACCGCGAACGCGTTCAAGCTCGGCATCTTCCCGTTCACCCAGAGTGGCGAACCGTGCTGGGAACGCGACGCGGACAACCATCAGGGCTACTCGAGCGGCGCCCTCGACACCGGCAACGCGCCGGGCGTCCAGGTCGCGTCGACCGCGCAGTGGGTCGGCAGCAACGAGACCACCGTGCCGCACGCGTACGCCGGTGGCGGGTACGACCTCGAGGTGAAGATCCCGCTCGCCGACCTACCGTCCGCCGTCGACCCGTCGCGGCTGGGTCTGAACATCACGCCGTACGACAACGACGACACGTCAGCACCTGGTACGACGACGTTGCGGCACATCGACATGAGCACGCGACTGGGCTGGTCGGCACTGGGATCGGTGCAGTCCGACCCGTACCGCTGGGGTCTCGCCACCCTCCCCGGCTACACCCCACCCGCGGACCGCTCGACCACGCCGACGCCGCCGAACGTCTCGAATCCGAACCTCAACGGCGCCCTGTCGCCGCAGACGATCGCGCAGTCCGCGCGCAACGGCGTACCGATCTCCGGCCGTGTCCCGACCGACGACCTCAAGATCCTGTCCAGCAAGGTGCGCCCGACCGGAGTCGACCTCGTCACCTCGTCGAAGGGAACCGGCACCGCCCGGGCCTTCCTGACCAGTGGGCAGCTGGCGGCGATCCCGGTCTGGACAACCTCCTGCACCACCGATCCAGCACCGGACTACGGCTTCACCCCGTGTGCCATCACCGACGGCGCCACCCCACCGTGGTCCCCGAACATGAGCGGCCACCTGGTCAAGCAGTCCACCCAACCGATCACCCGCGGCGTGCAGCACTGGACGATCCCGTTGACCGCGGCCCAACGGACACAACTGAAGGACCAAGGCCACCTGCTCGTCTCCTACGAGACAACCCGAAACGAGGTGCAGGCCTTCGACATCCGCGTCCAGTAG